Proteins encoded by one window of Pseudonocardia alni:
- a CDS encoding spinster family MFS transporter — protein MTTERERFLPTEQGEQAPNAGRVLALLFAANTFNFYDRAVPAIVAEPVKLEFGLSDLQIGVLAAAFTVVYALCGLPLGRLADHRSRARIMGWGIVAWSLLTAASGAAWNYVSLLLMRVGVGIGEASYAPAANSTIADLYPAGRRARAFGLFQLGLPVGLVLAYFSVGAIAEAFGTWRAPFVLAAIPGLLIAAGFFLVREPRRGASEPASTTTVEATPAPVDRPFRRILAVPTMWFLIVAGIGANLAAYSVNTFTVPLFQRYFGASLTGAAVLTGVVVGVTGLAGLLVGGWVSDRAARRSTGARVLVGAVATLVSVPLTWFALSVGPEATGTFVVLFGAGWLLQYLYYTSAYPAVADVVGPRLRSTATAVFFAAFYLLGGAVGPVIAGALSDAFAADALAAGASPADAAANGLRQALAVIVPLSMAIASAGLFLAARTVRRDNERMTAAAG, from the coding sequence ATGACGACCGAACGGGAACGCTTCCTGCCCACCGAGCAGGGCGAACAGGCCCCCAACGCCGGCCGGGTGCTGGCGCTGCTGTTCGCCGCCAACACGTTCAACTTCTACGACCGGGCCGTACCGGCGATCGTCGCCGAGCCCGTCAAACTCGAGTTCGGGCTCTCCGACCTGCAGATCGGCGTCCTGGCCGCCGCGTTCACCGTCGTCTACGCCCTGTGCGGGCTCCCCCTCGGGCGCCTCGCCGATCACCGCTCGCGGGCCCGGATCATGGGGTGGGGCATCGTCGCGTGGAGCCTGCTGACGGCCGCGAGCGGCGCGGCCTGGAACTACGTCTCGCTGCTGCTGATGCGGGTCGGCGTCGGTATCGGTGAGGCCAGCTACGCGCCCGCCGCGAACTCCACGATCGCCGACCTCTACCCGGCGGGGAGGCGGGCGCGGGCGTTCGGGCTGTTCCAGCTCGGGCTGCCGGTCGGGCTCGTGCTCGCCTACTTCTCGGTCGGTGCGATCGCCGAGGCGTTCGGGACGTGGCGGGCCCCGTTCGTGCTGGCCGCGATCCCCGGGCTGCTCATCGCGGCCGGGTTCTTCCTGGTGCGCGAGCCCCGCCGCGGGGCGTCCGAACCGGCGTCGACGACCACGGTCGAGGCGACGCCGGCTCCGGTCGACCGGCCGTTCCGGCGGATCCTGGCCGTCCCGACGATGTGGTTCCTGATCGTCGCCGGGATCGGCGCGAACCTCGCCGCCTACTCGGTCAACACGTTCACCGTGCCGCTGTTCCAGCGCTACTTCGGTGCGTCCCTGACCGGGGCGGCGGTGCTGACCGGCGTCGTCGTCGGCGTGACGGGGCTGGCCGGGTTGCTCGTCGGCGGCTGGGTGTCGGACCGGGCGGCCCGCCGCTCGACGGGTGCGCGGGTGCTGGTCGGTGCGGTGGCGACGCTGGTGTCGGTCCCCCTGACCTGGTTCGCGCTGTCCGTGGGACCGGAGGCGACGGGCACGTTCGTCGTGTTGTTCGGCGCCGGCTGGCTGCTGCAGTACCTCTACTACACCTCGGCCTACCCGGCCGTCGCCGACGTCGTCGGGCCGCGGCTGCGGTCGACGGCGACGGCGGTGTTCTTCGCCGCGTTCTACCTGCTGGGCGGCGCGGTCGGGCCGGTGATCGCCGGTGCCCTGTCGGACGCGTTCGCCGCGGACGCCCTCGCCGCGGGCGCGAGCCCGGCCGACGCCGCGGCGAACGGGCTGCGGCAGGCCCTCGCCGTGATCGTGCCGCTGTCGATGGCGATCGCGTCGGCCGGGCTGTTCCTCGCCGCCCGCACGGTGCGCCGGGACAACGAGCGGATGACCGCGGCCGCCGGCTGA